A genomic stretch from Phycisphaerae bacterium includes:
- a CDS encoding Rrf2 family transcriptional regulator, giving the protein MISQTAEYALRAVLMLAARDDVPAGTAAIAESTRVPAGYLSKVLQGLARHGLVVSSSGRRGGFRLARKASEISVLQVIQAVAPLARLGQCPLGIESHNGRLCPLHRQLNQATEAFEKALAAVTIAQLLQEPNGRADVAISEERTSPPSVGKDKTGKP; this is encoded by the coding sequence ATGATTTCGCAGACCGCCGAGTACGCGCTACGCGCCGTGCTTATGCTCGCAGCACGAGATGATGTTCCAGCGGGTACGGCCGCAATTGCGGAAAGCACCAGAGTTCCTGCCGGATACCTGTCCAAGGTCCTCCAGGGCCTGGCGCGTCATGGGTTGGTGGTTTCAAGCTCGGGCCGTCGCGGCGGTTTCCGGCTGGCCCGCAAGGCCAGTGAGATCTCGGTGCTTCAAGTCATTCAGGCGGTGGCTCCGCTTGCCCGGCTTGGGCAATGCCCGCTTGGAATCGAATCTCATAACGGTCGGCTTTGTCCACTTCACCGCCAACTTAACCAGGCGACGGAGGCATTCGAGAAGGCTCTTGCGGCGGTCACCATTGCGCAATTGCTGCAGGAACCAAACGGTCGCGCTGACGTTGCCATCTCAGAAGAACGGACAAGTCCCCCTTCCGTCGGCAAAGACAAGACGGGTAAACCATGA